Genomic DNA from Acuticoccus sp. MNP-M23:
GTAACGCTCGTTTGCAGGGGGGTGCACTCCCACTCTAGGGAGAGTGTCCCGAAAGGGCGAGGGAGAGCAGACGTGAACCAGCGCACCATTCTTATCGTCGACGATGACGACGACCTTCGCGAAGGCCTTGCCGAACAGATCGGCCTTTACGAGGAATTCACGGTGGTGACGGCGGACGGGGCCGGCGCCGGCATCAAGGCGGCCAAGGACAACGACGTCGCGCTCGCCATCGTCGACGTGGGTCTGCCGGATCTCGACGGACGCGAAGCGGTGCGCCTGATGCGGGCCAACGGCTTCAAGGCGCCAATCGTCATGCTGACCGGGCATACCACCGACTCCGACGCCATTGTAGGGCTGGAGGCCGGTGCCAACGACTATGTGACCAAACCCTTCCGCTTTGCGGTCCTCCTGGCACGCATCCGCGCGCATCTGCGGCAGTTCGACCAGAGCGAGGACGCAACTTTCACGATAGGCCAGTATACTTTCAAGCCGGCCGGAAAGCTCCTCCTGGAAAGCGACGGCCGCCGCGTCCGCCTGACCGAAAAGGAGACGGCCATCTTGAAATATCTTTATCGGGCCGGGGAAAAATCCGTCACCCGGGACGTGCTTCTGCACGAGGTGTGGGGCTATAATTCGGGCGTGACCACACATACCCTGGAAACCCACATCTACCGCTTGCGCCAGAAGATGGAGCGCAATCCGGCTTCCGCCGAACTTCTGGTGACGGAAGGTGGCGGATACAAGCTTATGCCGCGGGCG
This window encodes:
- a CDS encoding response regulator transcription factor, which encodes MNQRTILIVDDDDDLREGLAEQIGLYEEFTVVTADGAGAGIKAAKDNDVALAIVDVGLPDLDGREAVRLMRANGFKAPIVMLTGHTTDSDAIVGLEAGANDYVTKPFRFAVLLARIRAHLRQFDQSEDATFTIGQYTFKPAGKLLLESDGRRVRLTEKETAILKYLYRAGEKSVTRDVLLHEVWGYNSGVTTHTLETHIYRLRQKMERNPASAELLVTEGGGYKLMPRAAHPE